The proteins below are encoded in one region of Juglans microcarpa x Juglans regia isolate MS1-56 chromosome 4D, Jm3101_v1.0, whole genome shotgun sequence:
- the LOC121259964 gene encoding ATP-dependent zinc metalloprotease FTSH, chloroplastic, giving the protein MASTTTTNPLLSSNFLGSKILLSPPTPKTTKSPLLLPLFSKRKSVITQSILNKKPNSVPLNSLSSQATLAALIFSTISPQATLALDNPAPPQPPPVIEAELTKSSPSNSSPFSQNLLLTAPKPQSQNNSDLPEGGQWRYSEFLNAVKKGKVERVRFSKDGSALQLTAVDGRRATVTVPNDPDLIDILAMNGVDISVAEGDSGNGLFNFIGNLLFPIIAFAGLFFLFRRAQGGPGGPGGLGGPMDFGRSKSKFQEVPETGVTFADVAGADQAKLELQEVVDFLKNPDKYTALGAKIPKGCLLVGPPGTGKTLLARAVSGEAGVPFFSCAASEFVELFVGVGASRVRDLFEKAKSKAPCIVFIDEIDAVGRQRGAGLGGGNDEREQTINQLLTEMDGFSGNSGVIVLAATNRPDVLDAALLRPGRFDRQVTVDRPDVAGRVKILQVHSRGKALGKDVDFDKIARRTPGFTGADLQNLMNEAAILAARRDLKEISKDEISDALERIIAGPEKKNAVVSEEKKKLVAYHEAGHALVGALMPEYDPVAKISIIPRGQAGGLTFFAPSEERLESGLYSRSYLENQMAVALGGRVAEEVIFGQENVTTGASNDFMQVSRVARQMVERFGFSKKIGQVAIGGPGGNPFLGQQMSSQKDYSMATADVVDAEVRELVETAYSRAKHIMTTHIDILHKLAQLLIEKETVDGEEFMSLFIDGKAELYVA; this is encoded by the exons ATGGCTTCCACCACCACGACCAATCCTTTGCTCTCTTCGAACTTCTTAGGGTCTAAAATCTTGCTCTCTCCTCCAACCCCGAAAACCACCAAATCACCGCTTCTTTTGCCTCTCTTCTCCAAAAGAAAGTCTGTAATCACTCAAAGCATTCTCAACAAAAAACCCAATTCAGTGCCTTTGAATTCTCTCTCGTCCCAAGCCACCTTAGCTGCCTTAATCTTCTCTACTATTTCCCCACAAGCTACCCTAGCCCTTGACAACCCCGCACCCCCTCAACCCCCACCAGTAATCGAAGCCGAACTTACCAAATCTAGCCCCTCAAATTCCTCGCCTTTCTCACAAAACCTCCTCCTCACAGCCCCAAAGCCCCAATCCCAGAACAACTCTGACCTCCCAGAAGGTGGCCAATGGCGATACAGCGAATTCTTGAACGCAGTGAAGAAGGGCAAAGTAGAGAGAGTCAGATTCAGCAAAGACGGCTCTGCTCTTCAGCTCACCGCCGTCGATGGCCGCCGAGCCACTGTAACTGTCCCTAACGACCCGGATCTCATCGACATCTTGGCCATGAACGGCGTCGATATCTCAGTCGCCGAGGGAGATTCGGGCAACGGGTTGTTCAATTTTATTGGTAATCTTCTGTTCCCTATCATCGCTTTTGCTGGACTGTTCTTCCTCTTCCGCCGAGCCCAAGGCGGCCCCGGCGGGCCAGGTGGGCTGGGTGGCCCAATGGACTTTGGAAGATCGAAATCCAAGTTCCAAGAGGTGCCCGAAACCGGCGTTACATTCGCCGATGTAGCAGGAGCTGACCAAGCGAAGCTTGAATTGCAAGAAGTCGTTGATTTCTTGAAAAACCCAGATAAGTATACTGCCCTGGGAGCTAAAATCCCAAAAGGGTGCTTGCTTGTGGGACCCCCTGGTACCGGGAAGACCCTATTGGCAAGAGCAGTCTCCGGCGAGGCAGGCGTGCCATTCTTCTCGTGTGCCGCTTCGGAGTTTGTGGAATTGTTTGTGGGAGTTGGGGCTTCGAGAGTGAGGGACTTGTTCGAGAAAGCCAAGTCGAAAGCGCCGTGCATTGTGTTCATCGATGAGATTGATGCGGTGGGGAGGCAGAGAGGGGCGGGGCTTGGAGGTGGGAATGATGAGAGGGAGCAAACTATCAACCAGCTCTTGACGGAGATGGATGGGTTTTCAGGTAATTCGGGGGTGATTGTGTTGGCGGCAACAAACCGGCCCGACGTACTTGACGCAGCGCTGTTGAGGCCGGGGAGGTTTGACAGGCAGGTCACTGTGGACAGGCCTGATGTTGCTGGTAGAGTTAAGATCCTCCAG GTACACTCGAGAGGGAAGGCTCTCGGAAAGGATGTGGACTTTGACAAGATAGCGAGAAGAACCCCGGGTTTTACAGGGGCTGATTTGCAGAATCTGATGAACGAAGCAGCTATTCTTGCGGCCAGGCGTGACCTCAAGGAAATCAGCAAAGATGAGATATCTGATGCGCTGGAGAGGATTATTGCTGGGCCAGAGAAGAAAAATGCTGTTGTTtcagaggagaagaagaaactaGTGGCTTATCATG AGGCCGGGCATGCTCTAGTTGGTGCATTAATGCCTGAATATGATCCTGTAGCCAAGATATCAATCATTCCTCGTGGCCAAGCTGGTGGCCTTACCTTTTTTGCTCCAAGTGAAGAGAGGCTGGAGTCTGGACTTTACAGTAGAAGCTACCTGGAGAATCAGATGGCTGTTGCCCTGGGTGGAAG AGTTGCGGAAGAGGTCATTTTTGGCCAGGAAAATGTGACCACGGGAGCATCAAATGACTTCATGCAAGTATCGCGGGTGGCAAGGCAGATGGTCGAGAGATTTGGGTTCAGTAAAAAGATAGGACAAGTTGCCATTGGTGGACCTGGTGGAAATCCCTTCTTGGGTCAACAG ATGTCATCCCAGAAAGATTACTCGATGGCAACAGCTGATGTAGTGGATGCAGAGGTTAGGGAACTGGTAGAGACGGCATATTCCAGGGCCAAACATATCATGACTACCCACATTGACATACTTCACAAGCTTGCTCAGCTACTCATCGAGAAAGAAACTGTCGACGGGGAGGAGTTCATGAGCCTCTTCATTGATGGGAAAGCTGAACTATACGTTGCTTGA
- the LOC121260020 gene encoding uncharacterized protein LOC121260020 codes for MARPNFHALGVLPNSSSGLVHSPGSIRRALLHQRQEQRVHKVSEESLRMLDAYGTAQDVLLLVKKQLKDLQFTFSRGSIGEPEIGNRIAAYNLGRKTLKIETLNRLNSLKGMKIKGMRNKCINLHLSSIDDNLKGVVNVLKEVRMTAISIMEVLLSLISISWLDPKSAKCSFASRLVRLNRHRLNNICDLMALQDTNKRLEAVEIAIEDLEAELECMFRRLIQTRVSLLNILTN; via the coding sequence ATGGCACGCCCAAATTTTCATGCTCTTGGAGTTTTGCCCAACTCTTCCAGCGGCCTTGTTCACTCACCCGGCTCCATTCGACGAGCTCTTTTGCACCAACGACAAGAACAAAGGGTTCATAAGGTCTCGGAGGAATCTCTAAGGATGTTGGACGCGTATGGCACTGCTCAAGATGTTCTCTTACTCGTCAAAAAACAACTGAAAGATCTTCAATTTACGTTTAGTCGGGGGTCCATTGGCGAGCCGGAAATTGGCAACAGGATTGCAGCTTATAATCTCGGTAGAAAGACGTTGAAGATAGAAACATTGAATCGCTTGAATTCTTTAAAAGGCATGAAGATAAAAGGTATGAGGAACAAGTGCATTAATCTGCACCTCTCATCAATAGATGACAACCTTAAAGGAGTTGTGAATGTGCTAAAGGAAGTGAGAATGACTGCTATTTCTATAATGGAGGTACTGTTGTCCCTCATTTCCATATCATGGCTAGATCCCAAATCGGCTAAATGCTCGTTTGCTTCGAGGCTTGTTCGCCTTAATAGACATAGACTGAACAATATTTGCGATTTGATGGCGCTCCAGGATACGAATAAAAGACTGGAGGCAGTGGAGATTGCCATTGAAGATCTTGAAGCGGAGTTGGAGTGCATGTTTAGGCGTTTGATTCAGACAAGAGTTTCACTCCTCAACATTCTAACAAACTAG
- the LOC121260037 gene encoding NADH dehydrogenase [ubiquinone] 1 beta subcomplex subunit 2, whose translation MGGGHGESTTYKGFTVHQPKRWHTLTGKGLCAVMWFWVLYRAKQDGPVVLGWRHPWEGHDDHSHSHGHDQH comes from the exons ATGGGGGGAGGCCATGGAGAGAGCACGACGTACAAGGGCTTCACGGTGCATCAACCAAAGCGCTGGCACACCCTCACCGGGAAGGGCCTCTGCGCTGTAATGTG GTTTTGGGTGCTGTATAGGGCCAAGCAAGATGGTCCTGTAGTATTG GGTTGGCGGCATCCTTGGGAGGGCCACGATGATCATTCTCATAGCCACGGGCATGACCA GCACTGA
- the LOC121259979 gene encoding serine/threonine-protein kinase BSK1-like, whose amino-acid sequence MGCCESTFLKGSRTEDNKYHRRNHNQLHNHSNYHNLPYAIPPPNGTDSGASGAIAAGYGGVPGFSEFSLADLRAATNNFSSDHIVSESGEKAPNVVYKGRLQSQNQNHRRWIAVKKFTKLAWPDPKLFAEEAFGVGKLRHKRLANLIGYCCDGDERLLVAEYMPNDTLAKHLFHWENQTIEWAMRLRVALYISEALDYCSTQGRPLYHDLNAYRVLFDENGDPRLSCFGLMKNSMDGKSYSTNLAYTPPEYLRNGRVTPESVIFSFGTVLLDLLSGKHIPPGHALDMIRGKNILLLMDSHLEGNFSTEEATVVFDIASQCLQYEPRERPNAKGLVATLAPLQNKPDVPSYVMLGIPKHEDAPPTPQHPLSPMGDACSRMDLTAIHQILVMTHYKDDEGSNELSFQEWTQQMRDMLEARKRGDLAFRDRDFRSAIDSYSQFIDVGTMVSPTVYARRSLCHLMCDQPDAALRDAMQAQCVYPDWSTAFYMQAVALAKLDMHKDAGDMLNEAATLEEKRQRGGRGS is encoded by the exons ATGGGCTGTTGCGAATCCACCTTCTTGAAAGGTTCCCGTACGGAAGATAACAAGTACCACCGCCGTAACCACAATCAACTCCACAACCACAGCAACTACCACAACCTCCCTTATGCTATTCCCCCACCCAACGGAACCGATTCTGGCGCTTCCGGAGCCATCGCCGCCGGTTACGGAGGCGTGCCGGGATTCTCGGAGTTCTCTCTGGCCGACCTGAGAGCCGCCACCAATAACTTCAGCTCCGACCACATCGTCTCCGAGAGCGGGGAGAAGGCCCCCAATGTCGTCTACAAGGGCCGCCTCCAGAGCCAGAACCAGAACCATCGCCGTTGGATCGCCGTCAAGAAGTTCACCAAGCTCGCTTGGCCTGACCCCAAGCTGTTCGCC gaGGAAGCTTTTGGGGTTGGGAAGCTAAGGCACAAAAGGCTTGCGAATCTAATTGGGTATTGCTGCGATGGCGATGAGAGGCTGCTTGTTGCGGAGTACATGCCCAACGATACCCTAGCCAAACATCTATTCCACT GGGAGAATCAGACCATTGAGTGGGCCATGCGATTAAGGGTTGCTTTGTACATTTCTGAGGCATTAGATTATTGTAGTACCCAAGGCCGCCCATTATATCATGACTTGAACGCATACAGGGTTCTCTTTGACGAG AATGGTGATCCTCGGCTTTCATGTTTTGGCTTGATGAAAAACAGTATGGATGGAAAAAGTTACAGCACAAATCTTGCTTATACACCTCCAGAGTATCTGAGAAATG GAAGGGTGACTCCAGAAAGCGTTATCTTCAGCTTTGGGACTGTCCTCTTGGATCTTCTCAGTGGAAAGCACATCCCCCCAGGTCAT GCTCTTGATATGATACGGGGCAAAAACATTCTTCTTCTCATGGATTCACATTTGGAGGGTAACTTTTCAACTGAGGAGGCAACGGTGGTTTTTGATATTGCCTCACAATGCTTGCAGTACGAACCTAGGGAACGACCGAATGCCAAAGGCCTTGTTGCAACACTTGCCCCCCTACAAAATAAACCTGAT GTTCCATCTTATGTGATGCTGGGAATCCCAAAGCACGAGGATGCACCTCCTACGCCACAACACCCCCTTTCTCCAATGGGTGATGCCTGTTCAAGGATGGACCTCACAGCTATCCATCAGATCTTGGTCATGACACACTACAAAGATGATGAAGGGTCCAATGAG TTGTCTTTCCAAGAATGGACCCAGCAAATGAGAGATATGCTGGAGGCAAGAAAGCGTGGGGACTTGGCATTTCGTGACAGAGATTTTAGATCTGCAATAGACAGTTATTCTCAG TTCATAGACGTTGGAACCATGGTTTCTCCAACGGTGTATGCACGACGAAGTCTTTGCCATCTGATGTGTGATCAACCAGATGCTGCCCTCCGAGATGCAATGCAAGCACAATGCGTTTACCCTGATTGGTCGACAGCCTTCTACATGCAGGCAGTTGCACTTGCCAAGCTGGATATGCACAAGGATGCAGGTGATATGTTGAATGAAGCCGCAACACTCGAAGAAAAAAGGCAACGCGGTGGGAGAGGGTCTTGA